The following proteins are encoded in a genomic region of Desulfurococcaceae archaeon:
- a CDS encoding radical SAM protein — MSTKHPGEIAYVIPKLREGEEVLSLTLSVCPYCYRVLPAVIVERGGSVFIRRTCPDHGEVEELYYGDVEFYKRVLKFVDEGRGTKHVYTRVQTVCPFNCGLCAMHKQHSALINLVVTNRCDLSCWYCFFYSEAAGYVYEPTLEQIKAMIRSVKKQGATIAVQITGGEPLLRDDLVDIVRLLREEGIRHIQLNTNGLKIAQLYLEDPVKAVEYAKGLRTSGLNTVYLSFDGVTPRTNWKNHWEVPYILEVFRKAGITSIVLVPTVIKGVNTHELGAIIKFAAKHVDVVRSVNFQPVSLTGYMKKQEREKYRITIPEIAKLIEEQTDGEIPRDAWFPVNASVVFSRFIESFSGEYKFEMSNHPVCGVGTYVYVEKEGTKTRLIPVTKFIDIDGLLEYLREKWGDLISGSSRILTGMKLLYAIRKFIDQDKAPREFDIYKILINIIVKRSYEALGELHYKLLFIGQMHFMDLYNYDIQRVQRCNVHYVVPDGRVIPFCAYNIFEDIYRDRIMREHGFALTQPYRKYTRNRKVLESSETYKHAYEGIM; from the coding sequence ATGAGTACTAAGCATCCCGGGGAAATCGCGTACGTAATTCCTAAACTAAGAGAGGGCGAGGAAGTTCTCTCGCTTACGCTTAGTGTCTGTCCATACTGCTACCGGGTGCTTCCAGCCGTTATTGTCGAGAGAGGTGGCAGTGTCTTCATCCGTAGAACGTGCCCGGACCACGGCGAGGTAGAAGAACTTTACTACGGTGATGTAGAGTTCTACAAGAGGGTGTTAAAGTTCGTAGATGAGGGTCGGGGAACAAAGCACGTGTACACGCGCGTTCAGACCGTGTGTCCCTTCAACTGCGGGCTCTGTGCAATGCACAAGCAACACAGTGCCCTCATAAACCTAGTGGTAACTAATAGATGTGACCTCAGTTGCTGGTACTGCTTCTTCTATTCCGAGGCAGCCGGTTACGTCTACGAGCCAACACTAGAGCAGATAAAGGCGATGATCAGGAGCGTCAAGAAGCAGGGTGCAACGATAGCCGTGCAGATTACTGGGGGAGAGCCCCTCCTCAGAGATGACTTAGTAGACATAGTGAGATTACTCAGAGAAGAGGGCATTAGGCATATACAGCTCAATACCAACGGTTTAAAAATTGCCCAGCTGTACTTGGAGGACCCAGTTAAGGCAGTGGAGTACGCTAAGGGCCTCAGGACATCGGGCCTCAACACCGTGTACCTGAGCTTTGACGGCGTGACGCCGAGAACTAACTGGAAAAACCACTGGGAGGTGCCATACATACTTGAAGTTTTCAGAAAGGCGGGAATTACAAGCATCGTCCTCGTACCAACGGTAATTAAAGGCGTGAACACCCACGAGCTGGGCGCAATCATAAAGTTCGCGGCCAAGCACGTAGACGTCGTGAGGTCAGTTAACTTCCAGCCAGTCAGCTTAACCGGCTACATGAAGAAGCAAGAAAGGGAGAAGTACAGGATCACCATACCCGAAATAGCGAAGCTCATCGAAGAGCAGACGGACGGCGAAATACCTAGAGATGCCTGGTTCCCGGTAAACGCTAGCGTGGTTTTCTCGAGATTCATTGAGTCGTTTAGCGGGGAGTACAAGTTCGAGATGTCAAACCACCCAGTATGCGGTGTCGGTACATATGTGTATGTCGAGAAGGAGGGTACTAAGACCCGGCTAATACCAGTGACGAAGTTCATTGACATAGACGGTCTACTAGAGTACCTCCGTGAGAAGTGGGGCGACCTAATAAGCGGCTCTAGTAGGATCTTAACGGGAATGAAGCTGCTCTATGCTATTAGAAAGTTCATAGACCAGGACAAGGCGCCCAGGGAGTTCGACATATACAAGATCTTAATTAACATAATCGTGAAGAGAAGTTATGAAGCCCTTGGAGAGCTACACTACAAGCTACTCTTCATCGGCCAGATGCACTTCATGGACCTTTACAACTACGACATACAGAGAGTCCAGAGGTGCAATGTCCACTACGTGGTACCTGATGGGAGGGTTATACCGTTCTGCGCTTACAACATCTTCGAAGACATCTACAGAGACAGGATCATGAGGGAGCACGGTTTTGCACTAACACAACCATACAGGAAGTACACCAGGAATAGGAAAGTACTGGAGTCCTCAGAAACGTATAAACACGCGTATGAAGGAATAATGTAA
- a CDS encoding GTPase — MKTTWGEKTSGGGIILASWNQVRKLVSRSDIVLLVLDARDPISTFSEKLAEIVKKHGKKLLLVLNKCDLVPRSVTEEWKGYFERRGYHAVYMSAAKRMGTFKLKSAIKRAAPALPAVVAVVGYPKVGKSSVVNALKGRHSATTSPYPGSPGYTRHFQLYRVDDNILVIDSPGILPVEGDPLERILRGYPPEKLEDPVPYAIMLIERILKFNPKAFTYTYRVESKTPIEILEQLAARRGWFYKSTKEPLIEEAARTIIRDYHDGKLVYYIKASQLENKLGVSSIDKSKGS, encoded by the coding sequence TTGAAGACTACGTGGGGGGAGAAGACTAGTGGAGGGGGTATAATACTCGCCTCGTGGAATCAAGTACGTAAACTGGTATCTAGATCCGATATCGTGCTCCTGGTGCTAGACGCCAGGGACCCGATAAGCACTTTTAGCGAGAAGCTCGCTGAGATCGTCAAGAAGCACGGGAAGAAGCTACTACTCGTCCTGAACAAATGCGACTTAGTACCTAGGAGCGTTACCGAGGAGTGGAAGGGGTACTTCGAGAGGCGTGGATATCACGCAGTGTACATGTCGGCCGCTAAGCGCATGGGCACCTTTAAACTAAAATCCGCAATTAAGCGCGCGGCCCCTGCTTTACCAGCAGTAGTAGCCGTTGTCGGCTACCCAAAAGTGGGGAAGTCTTCAGTAGTAAATGCCCTCAAGGGCAGGCACTCGGCTACTACAAGCCCCTACCCCGGGAGCCCGGGATATACCCGCCACTTCCAGCTTTACAGGGTTGACGATAACATACTAGTGATAGACTCCCCGGGCATACTGCCGGTGGAAGGGGACCCGCTAGAGAGGATCCTCCGTGGATACCCGCCGGAAAAGCTGGAAGACCCGGTACCCTACGCGATAATGCTCATAGAGCGCATCTTGAAGTTTAATCCCAAAGCGTTCACGTATACGTACAGGGTTGAGTCGAAGACGCCGATTGAAATCCTAGAACAGCTTGCAGCCCGCAGGGGCTGGTTTTACAAGTCGACAAAAGAACCACTAATAGAAGAGGCGGCAAGGACCATCATCAGGGATTACCACGACGGTAAACTAGTTTACTACATAAAAGCGTCGCAATTAGAAAATAAACTTGGTGTGAGCAGCATTGATAAGAGTAAAGGTTCTTGA
- a CDS encoding adenylate kinase family protein: MLLGKVVIIAGTPGTGKSVICGKLAETCGAVVVDLSRVALEKGFITMYDELRSTYVVDEERLVTHVRELVKSLEGIVILQTHYPEILPRDLVDMVVVLRTHPLILEKRLLERGWSRRKVNENVMAEILGVIAVNALNTFGEDKVFEVDTTNIRPELVDLLCSAIKGLTRLEPGVKVDWLSVLSPEEVARFEDYVGGED; the protein is encoded by the coding sequence GTGCTTCTGGGCAAAGTGGTGATCATTGCTGGAACGCCCGGTACCGGTAAATCGGTTATTTGCGGTAAGCTTGCCGAAACGTGTGGAGCAGTAGTTGTCGACTTGAGCCGAGTCGCCTTGGAAAAGGGCTTTATAACCATGTACGACGAGTTAAGGAGCACCTACGTAGTCGATGAGGAGAGGCTGGTAACGCATGTTCGCGAGCTGGTGAAGTCGTTAGAGGGCATTGTCATTTTGCAAACCCACTACCCGGAGATCCTTCCAAGAGATCTAGTAGACATGGTCGTGGTGCTGAGAACCCACCCCCTAATACTCGAGAAAAGGCTACTTGAACGTGGTTGGAGCAGGAGAAAGGTGAACGAAAACGTCATGGCCGAAATACTTGGAGTTATAGCCGTAAACGCCCTTAACACGTTCGGCGAGGACAAAGTCTTCGAAGTCGATACGACAAACATAAGGCCTGAACTCGTAGACCTCCTGTGCTCGGCTATTAAGGGGCTCACCAGGCTTGAACCCGGCGTTAAAGTTGACTGGTTAAGCGTACTCAGCCCTGAAGAGGTGGCTAGGTTTGAAGACTACGTGGGGGGAGAAGACTAG
- a CDS encoding DUF2148 domain-containing protein, with the protein MIEEREAIKRSALMVAELMVAAAKTAPKARGVDNITSVVLTERDELEKVAQKMEELAERYGDFFKRDAESIRKSDVLVLIGCRIINFGFRKPEAYKYDPDLVNSLINLGIALGSAVKVASSLNVDNRIMYSAGVAALELKLVDADVIYGIPLSVKSKNVYFDRVWPPK; encoded by the coding sequence TTGATCGAAGAAAGGGAGGCCATAAAAAGATCCGCACTAATGGTGGCCGAGCTAATGGTGGCAGCTGCCAAGACAGCGCCTAAAGCGCGCGGAGTAGACAACATCACCTCGGTGGTTCTCACCGAGAGAGACGAACTGGAGAAAGTTGCACAGAAAATGGAAGAACTGGCGGAGAGGTATGGAGACTTTTTTAAGAGGGATGCCGAAAGTATCCGTAAAAGCGATGTACTCGTACTTATAGGGTGCAGGATCATCAATTTCGGGTTTAGAAAACCAGAAGCGTACAAGTACGACCCGGACCTGGTAAACTCTCTAATAAATCTCGGAATAGCGCTGGGCTCGGCAGTCAAGGTTGCCTCTTCGCTAAACGTCGATAATAGGATAATGTACTCAGCGGGCGTTGCAGCGCTAGAACTAAAGCTCGTGGATGCCGATGTGATTTATGGTATACCCCTTTCCGTGAAGTCTAAGAACGTATACTTCGACAGGGTGTGGCCGCCAAAGTAG
- a CDS encoding MoaD/ThiS family protein — translation MIRVKVLETGSVFELEENEIKVRDLLRKLGLLESEHVVLKNNAIVTEDDVIVSGEEVVVFTVKSGG, via the coding sequence TTGATAAGAGTAAAGGTTCTTGAAACGGGCAGCGTGTTCGAGCTCGAGGAAAACGAGATCAAGGTACGGGACTTACTTAGAAAGCTCGGTCTACTAGAATCAGAGCATGTAGTGCTGAAAAACAACGCCATAGTCACGGAAGACGACGTTATCGTTAGTGGGGAAGAAGTAGTAGTCTTCACCGTTAAGTCCGGGGGCTAG